In the Pelorhabdus rhamnosifermentans genome, TTGTTTGTATACAGCCTGCCTCCTATTGTCGTACTTACTTTCCCCATGAGTATGCTGCTTGCTTCATTACTGTCGTTTGGCAGACTTTCTGGCTCAAGTGAAATTACGGCGATGCGTTCCGGAGGTATCAGCTTTTATCGCTTGGCAACGCCTGTTTTTATTGTGGCGTTTGGTGTCAGTATTTTTGCTGTTATTTTTAATGAATTTGTTGTGCCTCAGGCCAATGAACGATACAATCATCTTGTACATTATGAAATTGAAAAGAATACGGCACCGAAGTCGCAGGAACATATTATTATTAAAGATATTCAAAGCGATGTTTTGCAGCGGCTGACTTACGCCAAAAAATTTGATGCGGATTCGAACACTCTTGTCGGTGTAACAGTACAGGAATTTGAAAACGGTAGTGTGACGCGCGTGGAAAATGCTGAAACAGCTACCTGGCAGGCGGACCGCTGGATTATGCACAATGGAACGATTCACGATATTTCGGGGGCAAACAATATATCACGGGTGCTCACGTTTACCGAGCAAGTGCTACCTGTCAATCGTGATCCGAAGGCCATTACACGTGATCAGAAGAAACAGGAAGAAATGTCAATGAAGGAATTAAAGCAGGAAATTCGTTTGCTCAAGAGTCAGTATATACCTACTGCTACTTATGAAGTAGAACTTCATCAGCGTCTGGCTATTCCGCTTGCAAGCTTTGTTTTTGCTCTCATTGGGACACCCCTTGGACTTCAGCCCCATCGGTCCAGTTCATCCATTGGACTCGGACTCAGCATTATTATTATCTTCATTTATTACGGGATTATGACGGTGTCAACGGCGCTTGGGCAGGGCGCAGCGATTTCTCCTGTCTTGGCGGCTTGGCTGCCTGATATTATTGGTATTTTTGCAGGGATCTATCTTATCCGTAAATCAGCAAAATAATTGTAGGAAAAAGGAGGGGTTTTGATGTTTGGCGTGGCACTAATTTTTATCATTGCCGTTATGGGTGGATTAATTGCCTATATCGGGGATAAGCTAGGGACAAAAGTCGGCAAACGCAAACTCTCCATTTTCGGTCTCAGACCAAAGCACACATCCATTCTTGTCACCATTATTACAGGCATACTCATTGCTGGCTCCACGCTCAGCTTGCTCGCGTTGAGCTCACATAATGTGCGTACCGCTTTGTTTGGCATGGAAGCTCTCAAAGCTGAACTTGCTGATTTATCACAGAACGTAGCCCTGAAAACAAATGAACTTGCTGCAAGTCAGCAGGCTCT is a window encoding:
- a CDS encoding LptF/LptG family permease — its product is MRILDKYIIKELLGPFVFGIAAFSSVFIGTSTLFRIAQYVTKYGASMWIVTQLFVYSLPPIVVLTFPMSMLLASLLSFGRLSGSSEITAMRSGGISFYRLATPVFIVAFGVSIFAVIFNEFVVPQANERYNHLVHYEIEKNTAPKSQEHIIIKDIQSDVLQRLTYAKKFDADSNTLVGVTVQEFENGSVTRVENAETATWQADRWIMHNGTIHDISGANNISRVLTFTEQVLPVNRDPKAITRDQKKQEEMSMKELKQEIRLLKSQYIPTATYEVELHQRLAIPLASFVFALIGTPLGLQPHRSSSSIGLGLSIIIIFIYYGIMTVSTALGQGAAISPVLAAWLPDIIGIFAGIYLIRKSAK